The following proteins come from a genomic window of Methanobacterium formicicum:
- a CDS encoding GDP-mannose 4,6-dehydratase, which translates to MNWNGKNVLITGANGFVGSYLAKELLDKGSDVYGFIRPEDMVAMEKNLIDKVIKDKLKMLEGDLGNISSLASALDHSQPDVIFHLAAQSSVEFSFRRPLDTQDINTIGTANLLEAVRIKDIDAKIVFAGSSEVYGMVISSPEQYQRALDSGKTIFPEPEKIPELPISESNPLRPMSPYAVSKVSGDFLMQNYHHSYGLDTVVSRAFNHEGAGRGMMFVTSIITNQIMKLKYQETDRITIGNLNACRDWSHVTDIIHGYQVLASKGRAGEVYNQGSMRTNSVLSYILLGLERAGWNINQIETIKADESKTIDNPTELVDDPIFGVKFDKTRVDQMILENQLEYTIQDKGIRVSTDQGPLTIEFNPDRFRPSEIPLLLCDNQKIQKIGARIEYSLSDVIQDQLDYFDQKENRV; encoded by the coding sequence ATGAACTGGAACGGAAAGAACGTCCTCATAACCGGGGCTAATGGATTTGTGGGCTCATATCTTGCTAAAGAACTTTTAGATAAAGGTTCAGATGTTTATGGTTTTATAAGGCCGGAAGATATGGTGGCCATGGAAAAAAACTTGATTGATAAGGTTATTAAGGACAAACTTAAGATGCTGGAGGGAGACCTGGGAAATATATCCTCCCTGGCCAGTGCCCTGGACCATTCCCAGCCCGATGTGATCTTCCACCTGGCAGCCCAGTCCAGTGTAGAGTTTTCCTTCCGCCGCCCCCTGGACACCCAGGATATCAACACCATTGGTACCGCCAATCTCCTGGAAGCCGTGAGGATCAAGGATATTGACGCCAAGATAGTGTTTGCTGGTTCCAGTGAAGTGTACGGTATGGTCATATCCTCCCCGGAACAGTACCAGCGTGCCCTAGATTCGGGTAAGACCATCTTCCCCGAACCGGAGAAAATCCCCGAGCTGCCCATCAGTGAATCCAACCCCCTGCGTCCCATGTCCCCCTACGCCGTGTCCAAGGTCTCCGGGGATTTCCTGATGCAGAACTACCACCACTCCTATGGACTGGACACCGTGGTTTCCCGGGCCTTCAACCACGAAGGGGCGGGTAGGGGTATGATGTTCGTGACCTCCATCATCACCAACCAGATCATGAAACTGAAGTACCAGGAGACTGACCGGATAACCATTGGCAACCTCAATGCCTGCCGGGACTGGTCCCATGTAACCGACATCATCCACGGATACCAGGTACTGGCCAGTAAGGGACGTGCCGGTGAAGTGTACAACCAGGGATCCATGAGAACCAACTCCGTCCTCAGTTACATACTACTGGGACTGGAAAGGGCGGGATGGAACATAAACCAGATTGAAACCATTAAAGCCGACGAAAGCAAGACCATCGACAACCCCACTGAACTGGTAGATGACCCTATCTTTGGGGTTAAGTTCGACAAGACCAGGGTGGACCAGATGATACTGGAAAACCAGCTGGAGTACACCATCCAGGATAAGGGAATCAGGGTCAGCACGGACCAGGGACCCCTGACCATTGAGTTCAACCCCGACCGTTTCCGACCATCAGAGATACCACTACTCCTCTGTGATAACCAGAAAATCCAGAAGATAGGTGCCCGGATTGAATACAGTCTCAGTGACGTAATCCAGGACCAGCTGGACTATTTTGACCAGAAAGAGAACCGGGTTTAA